One Aliiroseovarius sediminilitoris DNA window includes the following coding sequences:
- the fdhF gene encoding formate dehydrogenase subunit alpha: MSDGIKFTLDGQDVVAHEGESIWDVAKRQGTPIPHLCHKDVPDLRADGNCRACVVEIEGERVLAASCIRQPTQGMVVTTDNARARQARKMVVELLMADQPDTPHDASSHLLDMADLTGVASSRFPKLESGRIPLLDDSHVAMSVNLDACIQCNLCVRACREVQVNDVIGMAGRGHDAYPVFDIADPMGASTCVACGECVQACPTGALMPAKVKDTQDYDREVESICPFCGVGCQVSLRVKDDKVVYVEGINGPANEGRLCVKGRFGFDYINHDHRLTKPLIRKEGAPKGLNVDPANPLTHFREATWDEALDYAANGLAKLRDTYGGDAVSGFGSAKCTNEEAYLFQKLIRTGFGHNNVDHCTRLCHASSVSALLENVGSGAVTATFNEIENADVAIVIGSNPIENHPVAATYFKQFTKRGGKLIVMDPRGTSLSRFATHMLQFKPGGDVSMLNAIMHVIAEEGLTDDAYIAKHTENWEAMREHLKAFPPEDMAEICGIPAETLRETARTFAAGKAGMIFWGMGISQHVHGTDNSRCLISLALMTGNVGRSGTGLHPLRGQNNVQGASDAGLIPMFLPDYKSVKDPAVLAEFSAEWGVDNLSDQPGLTVVEIMDAVHDGRIKGMYILGENPAMSDPDITHVREALERMEFLVSQDIFLTETASYADVVLPAAAFAEKTGTVSNTNRQVQMGRPAVPPPDEAKEDWWITVELAKRLGLDWTYTHPSEVFAEMGRLMPSLNNITWSRLEAQNAVTYPSLSPEDPGQAVVFGDGFPRANKRARFTPAAILPPAELPDADYPMVLTTGRQLEHWHTGSMTRRATVLDAIEPEANCSMNPKTLREMGVEPGDMVRLTTRRGSIEVMVRADYGVAENMVFLPFAYVEAAANMLTNPALDPYGKIAEMKFAAVKVERTNSIAAQ; encoded by the coding sequence ATGAGCGATGGCATCAAATTCACCTTGGACGGGCAGGACGTGGTCGCCCACGAAGGCGAAAGCATCTGGGATGTGGCAAAGCGGCAGGGCACCCCGATTCCGCATTTGTGCCACAAGGATGTGCCGGACCTGCGTGCCGATGGCAACTGCCGCGCCTGCGTGGTCGAGATCGAGGGCGAACGTGTGTTGGCGGCCTCGTGCATCCGGCAACCGACCCAAGGAATGGTTGTCACCACCGACAATGCGCGCGCGCGCCAGGCTCGCAAGATGGTGGTTGAACTGTTGATGGCCGACCAGCCTGACACCCCGCATGATGCCTCGTCACATTTGTTGGACATGGCCGATCTGACCGGTGTGGCATCCAGCCGCTTCCCGAAGCTGGAATCCGGGCGCATCCCGTTGCTGGATGACAGTCATGTCGCGATGAGCGTCAATCTGGACGCCTGTATTCAATGTAACCTGTGCGTCCGTGCCTGCCGCGAAGTGCAGGTCAACGACGTGATCGGTATGGCCGGGCGCGGGCATGACGCCTATCCTGTCTTTGACATTGCCGACCCGATGGGCGCGTCAACTTGCGTGGCCTGCGGCGAGTGTGTGCAGGCCTGCCCCACTGGCGCGCTGATGCCCGCCAAGGTCAAGGACACGCAGGATTATGACCGCGAGGTCGAAAGCATCTGCCCCTTCTGCGGCGTGGGTTGCCAGGTCAGCCTGCGCGTGAAGGACGACAAGGTCGTGTATGTCGAAGGCATCAACGGCCCCGCGAACGAAGGCCGCCTGTGCGTGAAGGGCCGGTTCGGCTTTGACTATATCAACCACGACCACCGGCTGACCAAACCCCTGATCCGCAAGGAAGGCGCACCCAAGGGGTTGAACGTCGATCCCGCCAACCCGCTGACCCATTTCCGCGAGGCAACTTGGGATGAGGCGCTGGATTACGCGGCAAACGGGCTTGCCAAGCTGCGCGACACCTATGGCGGTGACGCAGTGTCCGGGTTTGGGTCGGCCAAATGCACCAATGAAGAAGCCTATCTGTTTCAAAAGCTGATCCGCACCGGTTTTGGTCATAACAACGTGGACCACTGCACCCGATTGTGCCACGCGTCGTCGGTGTCGGCGCTGCTGGAAAACGTCGGCTCGGGTGCCGTGACCGCCACGTTCAACGAGATTGAAAACGCGGATGTTGCCATCGTCATCGGCTCGAACCCGATCGAAAACCATCCGGTCGCGGCGACATATTTCAAACAGTTCACAAAGCGCGGTGGCAAGCTGATCGTGATGGACCCGCGCGGCACTTCGCTTAGCCGGTTCGCCACGCATATGTTGCAGTTCAAGCCGGGCGGCGATGTGTCGATGCTGAACGCGATCATGCATGTGATCGCCGAAGAAGGTCTGACCGACGACGCCTATATCGCCAAGCATACCGAGAATTGGGAGGCGATGCGCGAGCACCTGAAAGCGTTCCCGCCCGAGGATATGGCCGAGATTTGCGGCATCCCCGCCGAAACCCTGCGCGAAACCGCCCGCACCTTTGCGGCAGGTAAGGCCGGGATGATTTTCTGGGGCATGGGTATCAGCCAGCACGTGCACGGCACAGACAATTCCCGCTGCCTGATCTCGCTGGCGTTGATGACTGGCAATGTTGGGCGTTCGGGCACGGGCCTGCACCCGCTGCGGGGGCAGAACAACGTGCAGGGCGCGTCGGATGCCGGTCTGATCCCGATGTTCCTGCCGGATTACAAGTCGGTGAAAGACCCCGCTGTTCTGGCCGAGTTCAGCGCCGAATGGGGTGTGGATAACTTGTCCGACCAGCCCGGCCTGACGGTGGTCGAAATCATGGACGCCGTGCATGATGGTCGCATCAAGGGCATGTATATCCTGGGCGAAAACCCGGCCATGTCTGATCCCGACATCACCCATGTGCGCGAGGCTTTGGAGCGGATGGAATTTCTGGTCAGTCAGGACATCTTCCTGACTGAAACCGCCAGCTATGCCGATGTCGTCCTGCCCGCCGCTGCGTTTGCCGAGAAAACCGGCACCGTGTCCAACACAAACCGGCAGGTGCAGATGGGCCGCCCCGCCGTCCCGCCCCCGGATGAGGCGAAAGAGGATTGGTGGATCACGGTTGAACTGGCGAAGCGTCTGGGGCTGGATTGGACATATACCCACCCAAGCGAAGTGTTTGCCGAAATGGGCCGCCTGATGCCATCGCTTAACAACATCACGTGGAGCCGGTTAGAGGCGCAGAATGCGGTGACATATCCATCCCTGTCCCCCGAAGATCCGGGACAGGCCGTCGTGTTCGGCGACGGTTTCCCGCGCGCAAACAAGCGCGCGCGCTTCACACCAGCGGCCATCCTGCCGCCGGCCGAATTGCCCGACGCCGACTATCCTATGGTGTTAACCACCGGGCGACAATTGGAGCACTGGCACACCGGGTCCATGACCCGCCGCGCCACCGTGCTGGACGCCATCGAGCCGGAGGCGAACTGTTCCATGAACCCCAAGACCCTTCGCGAAATGGGGGTCGAGCCGGGCGACATGGTGCGCCTGACCACCCGCCGCGGATCCATCGAAGTGATGGTCCGCGCTGATTATGGTGTGGCTGAAAACATGGTGTTCCTGCCGTTTGCCTATGTCGAAGCGGCGGCCAACATGCTGACCAACCCGGCGCTGGACCCCTATGGCAAGATTGCGGAAATGAAGTTTGCAGCGGTGAAGGTCGAGAGAACCAACTCCATCGCGGCGCAGTAA
- a CDS encoding saccharopine dehydrogenase, translated as MTHLWVRAEQRQNEDRVGLTPDGAKALIHAGLRVTVEESRVRAIGIDGYRDAGCEIAPENSWPNAPKDAIIFGLKELPEDGTPLPHCHIMFGHAFKGQHSGRALLERFKAGGGTLYDLEYLVDETGRRVAAFGYWAGFAGAAVTLKAWAAQQHGKLCGPVGAYKNKDALLDELRSELNATNTPRPTAIVIGALGRVGTGASDLMEAMGVTVTKWDMAETASGGPFPEILDHNLFINCILAGPQTPVFVARNALTANRTLTVIGDVACDPDSDYNPVPVYDHATSWDAPVLRVADNPVLDVMAIDNLPSMLPLESSIDYAGQLLPSLLTLTDLTTGVWGRAKATFRTHLKDI; from the coding sequence ATGACACATCTGTGGGTTCGCGCCGAACAGCGTCAGAACGAAGACCGCGTGGGGCTGACGCCTGACGGTGCGAAAGCGTTGATTCATGCCGGCCTGCGCGTGACGGTCGAAGAAAGCCGGGTCCGCGCCATCGGCATCGACGGCTACCGCGACGCAGGCTGCGAGATTGCGCCGGAAAACAGCTGGCCCAACGCGCCGAAAGACGCCATCATTTTCGGTCTGAAAGAGCTGCCCGAGGACGGCACCCCCCTTCCCCACTGCCACATCATGTTCGGCCACGCCTTCAAGGGCCAGCATTCTGGCCGTGCGTTGCTGGAGAGGTTCAAGGCAGGGGGTGGCACGCTCTATGACCTCGAATATCTGGTCGACGAAACTGGGCGGCGTGTGGCGGCGTTCGGCTATTGGGCCGGGTTTGCGGGCGCAGCGGTGACACTGAAAGCATGGGCCGCGCAACAACACGGGAAGCTATGCGGTCCCGTTGGAGCCTACAAGAACAAGGACGCGTTGCTGGACGAGCTTCGCTCCGAACTTAATGCCACCAATACCCCCCGCCCGACCGCCATCGTCATCGGCGCGTTGGGTCGCGTTGGCACAGGGGCGTCTGATTTGATGGAGGCGATGGGTGTCACCGTCACCAAATGGGACATGGCGGAAACCGCCAGCGGTGGCCCCTTCCCCGAGATCCTTGACCACAACCTGTTCATCAACTGCATCCTCGCCGGACCCCAAACGCCGGTGTTCGTGGCGCGCAATGCACTGACGGCTAATCGCACGCTGACCGTCATCGGTGACGTGGCTTGCGACCCGGACAGCGACTACAACCCCGTGCCGGTCTATGACCACGCGACCAGTTGGGACGCCCCCGTCCTGCGCGTGGCGGACAACCCCGTGCTGGATGTGATGGCAATCGACAACTTGCCGTCTATGCTGCCCTTGGAAAGTTCCATCGACTACGCCGGACAGCTTCTGCCGTCGCTTCTGACCCTGACCGATCTGACGACGGGGGTCTGGGGCCGAGCCAAGGCGACGTTCCGCACCCATTTGAAGGACATCTGA
- a CDS encoding SemiSWEET family sugar transporter, with protein sequence METLIGSAAGVISTICWLPQTLRAWRTRQTADLSLPTNLMVFASIGLWLIYGLMLDAWPMVIANAIALVMVGSIITAKLKFG encoded by the coding sequence TTGGAAACCTTGATCGGCAGCGCCGCCGGCGTCATCAGCACCATCTGTTGGTTGCCGCAAACCCTTCGGGCCTGGCGCACGCGGCAAACGGCGGATTTATCCCTGCCAACGAACCTGATGGTCTTCGCCTCGATCGGGTTATGGCTGATCTATGGCCTGATGCTCGACGCGTGGCCTATGGTCATTGCAAACGCAATTGCCTTGGTGATGGTGGGGTCCATCATCACCGCCAAACTGAAATTCGGCTGA
- a CDS encoding histidine phosphatase family protein, with protein MTTITLIRHGQANNTATDEAGYDRLSDLGRQQSRWLGDYMRNTGQRYRKVYTGTLTRHRQTAQEWGADDFTQDARLDEVRYFDLSERMHTQFGIPHPRTHEDFINHLPLTFSAWQEGKIDDVPETFHDFQTRVSDVIHDIAEQGEDAIIFTSGGLIGMATRVVMGLEIGAFTRTILPIMNSSVHRMRLTPAGLSLIQFNAVPHLEPTDRHHAQTHF; from the coding sequence ATGACCACAATCACGCTGATCCGCCACGGCCAGGCCAACAACACAGCGACCGACGAAGCAGGCTATGATCGGCTGTCCGATCTGGGCCGCCAGCAGTCTCGTTGGCTGGGGGATTACATGCGCAACACCGGGCAGCGTTACAGAAAGGTTTACACCGGCACGCTGACGCGGCACCGCCAGACAGCACAGGAATGGGGCGCGGATGACTTCACACAGGACGCCCGACTGGACGAGGTGCGCTATTTCGACCTGTCCGAACGGATGCACACCCAGTTCGGCATCCCGCATCCGCGCACCCATGAAGATTTCATCAACCATCTGCCGCTGACCTTCTCGGCCTGGCAGGAAGGCAAAATCGACGACGTGCCAGAGACCTTCCACGATTTTCAAACCCGCGTCAGCGACGTGATTCACGACATCGCCGAACAGGGCGAGGATGCGATCATCTTTACCTCAGGCGGCTTGATCGGCATGGCAACGCGGGTGGTAATGGGCCTTGAAATCGGCGCGTTCACCCGCACGATCCTGCCGATCATGAACAGCTCGGTCCACCGGATGCGCCTGACACCTGCCGGGCTCAGCTTGATCCAGTTCAACGCTGTTCCGCATCTGGAACCCACCGACCGACACCACGCGCAGACCCATTTTTAA
- a CDS encoding response regulator transcription factor, translating to MTQPMVAILDDEPEIRRMLSDALEDAGFRTASFARATEFEAALNAMSPDVCLVDLGLPDRDGLTLVHRLALESGASVIIISGRTQVQDRVTGLELGADDYIVKPFEPSEVVARVRARLRSPKSSLKSSQTARFNGWTAHFDSYILEDESGEETAFSHAEGEVLRLFLDAPKRLISRAQMQETLGGVAGESFDRAMDVRISRLRTKLKEDPKNPRLIKTIYGAGYIFLGDVKWG from the coding sequence ATGACCCAACCCATGGTTGCCATCCTCGATGACGAACCTGAAATCCGCCGTATGCTTTCTGACGCGCTTGAAGACGCTGGTTTTCGCACCGCCAGTTTCGCCCGCGCCACGGAATTCGAGGCCGCGCTGAACGCCATGTCCCCTGATGTCTGCCTGGTCGACCTTGGTCTGCCGGATCGCGACGGGCTGACGCTGGTGCACCGGCTGGCGCTGGAAAGCGGGGCGTCGGTCATCATCATCTCTGGCCGCACGCAGGTGCAGGATCGGGTAACAGGGTTGGAATTGGGGGCGGATGATTACATCGTCAAACCCTTTGAACCGTCCGAGGTCGTAGCCCGCGTCCGCGCCCGGCTGCGCAGCCCGAAATCAAGTTTGAAATCGTCCCAAACCGCGCGTTTCAACGGCTGGACCGCCCATTTCGACAGCTACATCCTTGAAGATGAAAGCGGCGAAGAAACAGCGTTTTCCCACGCCGAAGGTGAAGTGCTGCGGCTGTTCCTTGACGCCCCCAAGCGCCTGATCTCCCGCGCGCAGATGCAGGAAACATTGGGCGGCGTTGCTGGAGAAAGCTTCGACCGCGCCATGGACGTCCGCATCTCGCGCCTGCGCACCAAGTTGAAGGAAGACCCAAAAAACCCGCGCCTGATCAAGACGATCTATGGCGCGGGATATATTTTTCTGGGGGATGTGAAGTGGGGGTGA
- a CDS encoding DUF6544 family protein: MMKIIFLTGVGLLVAATAFLVISAQWFTAEINRQISRLLTGPVLAVRPDNNLPEVVRRFAQRGHAAENGVPRVVEFTQDLELRQGEKWSKMTAHQHIAITRPGFVWVADGTGWPLPVVRVLDSFVDGAGLLEARLLGAVRVARFEGADADLGEAMRYVAELPWAPDAILTNPSISWREVDAQVVEARLPLPDGAAIVQFTFDDVGDIVEVYAEKRPDTSEGKTVLREWRGLFSSYTDIGGRRVPAEAEVGYVVDGAYEPYFRGRVTSYQIRL, from the coding sequence ATGATGAAAATTATCTTCCTTACCGGTGTCGGATTACTCGTTGCCGCCACCGCTTTCCTTGTGATTTCAGCCCAATGGTTCACGGCTGAAATCAACCGACAAATCAGCAGATTGCTGACTGGACCGGTTTTGGCGGTCCGGCCAGACAATAATCTACCAGAGGTGGTGCGCCGTTTTGCCCAGCGAGGTCATGCGGCAGAAAATGGTGTTCCGCGCGTCGTCGAGTTTACGCAAGACCTAGAGCTGCGACAGGGCGAAAAATGGAGCAAAATGACCGCTCATCAACACATCGCGATCACTAGGCCGGGATTTGTTTGGGTGGCAGACGGAACGGGCTGGCCCTTGCCAGTGGTGCGTGTTCTGGACAGTTTCGTTGATGGTGCCGGATTGCTGGAGGCGCGATTGCTTGGTGCAGTGCGGGTGGCCAGATTTGAAGGTGCTGATGCTGATCTGGGCGAGGCGATGCGTTATGTTGCCGAACTTCCTTGGGCGCCAGATGCAATATTGACCAACCCGTCCATTTCTTGGCGTGAAGTGGACGCGCAAGTTGTGGAAGCCAGGCTGCCCCTGCCCGATGGGGCGGCAATCGTGCAGTTCACCTTCGACGATGTCGGCGACATCGTCGAAGTCTATGCCGAGAAACGCCCCGATACTTCCGAGGGGAAAACCGTGTTGCGCGAATGGCGTGGGTTGTTCAGCTCATATACCGATATCGGCGGGCGTCGCGTTCCGGCAGAAGCGGAAGTCGGTTATGTAGTAGACGGTGCTTACGAGCCGTACTTTCGCGGGCGTGTGACGTCCTATCAGATCCGGCTATGA